One part of the Sorangiineae bacterium MSr11954 genome encodes these proteins:
- a CDS encoding family 10 glycosylhydrolase yields MLVRTRFFPSTALALGAVLALTIPANAADGPATCPTNPAHPKRQLRAEWIASVVNIDWPSRQGLSVQEQQAEYVRLLDDAKSRKLNAVVVQIRPTADAFWPSPYEPWSEWLTGEQGRHPGYDPLAFLIREAHARDLAFHAWFNPYRVSMQNDPSKLVPSHPARQHPDWVFAYGPKLYYDPGVPAARAFVENAILHAVENYDVDGVHFDDYFYPYPIAGQALPDQRTYEQYGGGFANIDDWRRHNVDRLVEETNARIHAKKPWVAFGISPFGIWRNRASDPRGSDTAGFESYSGIYADSLKWVDQGWVDYINPQVYWNIGLAVADYAKLVPWWAERVRGTGVHLYVGQAAYKVGTSGAWLDPAELSRHLSFNRSYPEVQGDVYFSAKDVAADRLGSITQVVAEHYARPALLPAETRRGGHAPQAPHAPLILRVSRAGEGAELTVRAFGGGATSFAVYRFDGVTFPGECAFADAAHLLGTVRAQGITTAGASATFVDPSARPDATYTYYATALDRLQHESARSLPRVLR; encoded by the coding sequence ATGCTCGTGCGCACGCGTTTCTTTCCCTCGACGGCCCTCGCGCTTGGCGCGGTCCTCGCCCTGACCATCCCCGCCAACGCCGCAGACGGCCCGGCCACCTGTCCGACCAACCCCGCCCACCCCAAACGGCAATTGCGCGCCGAGTGGATTGCGAGCGTGGTGAACATCGATTGGCCGAGCCGCCAAGGGCTCTCGGTGCAAGAGCAACAGGCCGAGTACGTTCGCTTGTTGGACGACGCCAAATCGCGAAAGCTCAACGCGGTGGTGGTTCAAATTCGGCCCACCGCCGATGCGTTCTGGCCATCGCCCTACGAGCCATGGTCCGAGTGGCTGACGGGCGAGCAAGGGCGCCATCCCGGCTACGATCCCCTCGCCTTCTTGATCCGCGAGGCGCACGCGCGGGATCTCGCGTTTCACGCGTGGTTCAACCCTTATCGGGTCAGCATGCAAAACGATCCGAGCAAGCTCGTGCCGAGCCACCCCGCCCGCCAGCATCCGGATTGGGTCTTTGCTTACGGCCCCAAACTTTACTACGACCCGGGGGTCCCCGCCGCGCGCGCGTTCGTCGAAAATGCCATTTTGCACGCGGTCGAGAACTACGACGTCGATGGCGTGCACTTCGACGACTATTTTTATCCCTACCCCATCGCGGGCCAAGCCCTCCCCGATCAGCGCACGTACGAGCAATACGGAGGCGGGTTCGCCAACATCGACGATTGGCGGCGCCACAACGTCGATCGCCTGGTGGAGGAGACGAACGCGCGCATCCACGCCAAAAAGCCATGGGTCGCATTTGGGATTAGCCCATTCGGCATCTGGCGCAACCGCGCCTCCGATCCGCGCGGCTCGGACACGGCGGGCTTCGAGTCCTACAGCGGTATTTATGCCGACTCGCTCAAATGGGTCGACCAAGGCTGGGTCGATTACATCAACCCGCAAGTGTATTGGAACATCGGCCTCGCCGTCGCCGATTATGCCAAGCTGGTGCCCTGGTGGGCCGAGCGGGTGCGCGGCACCGGGGTTCATCTCTATGTCGGGCAGGCGGCTTACAAGGTTGGCACCTCGGGCGCCTGGCTCGATCCGGCGGAGTTGAGCCGCCACTTGAGCTTCAACCGCAGTTACCCCGAGGTCCAAGGCGACGTTTACTTCAGCGCCAAAGACGTCGCCGCCGATCGCCTCGGCTCCATCACCCAGGTCGTCGCCGAGCATTACGCGCGGCCCGCCCTGCTCCCCGCCGAGACCCGCCGCGGCGGGCACGCGCCCCAGGCTCCCCATGCGCCGCTCATCCTCCGCGTCTCCCGCGCCGGCGAGGGCGCGGAGCTCACCGTGCGCGCGTTCGGCGGCGGCGCCACCTCGTTTGCCGTGTATCGATTCGACGGCGTCACCTTCCCGGGCGAGTGCGCGTTTGCCGACGCCGCGCACTTGCTGGGAACGGTGCGGGCGCAAGGGATCACCACCGCGGGCGCCAGCGCGACGTTCGTGGACCCGAGCGCACGGCCGGACGCCACGTACACGTATTATGCGACCGCCTTGGATCGGCTGCAGCACGAGAGCGCGCGCAGCCTCCCGCGCGTCCTTCGATGA
- a CDS encoding cellulose binding domain-containing protein, with protein MSKIRIYLLAAIVAVAMLTASRPVPAEVTAAGVTATFAKGQDWGTGYGATYTISNKSTAAITSWTVEFDLPSGHRISSLWDGSYTASGQHVTVKNTWNGNVGPGGTAAFGFNVAYSGGFSAPTNCKINGDSCDGGPSNPGAPGTPGAPSVTGTSASSISLSWGASSGTVTGYRVYEGTTVRATVTGTSATISGLGACESHTYVVAAYNNVGESTKSSEVFANTTGCPTGGGRGAPYLYLGWGEPPNVNTVMNASGVKWFTMAFVLSSGGCNAAWDGQRPLQGGVDANVIAQIRAAGGDIVPSFGGWSGNKLGPNCSTPQALAGAYQSVITAYQLKAIDIDIENTDEFENTTVQDRILNALKIVKQNNPGIQTIVTIPTTTSGPSYYGNRLIDQAKALAANIDIFTIMPFDFGSANIASDTIKAADGLRDKLKSTFGWSDSVAYAHVGISGMNGLSDQRELTTVQAWTQIRDWAKARGLGRLAFWSVNRDRGCDGGGVVSHCSGIAQPDWEFTKITAGF; from the coding sequence ATGAGTAAAATCCGAATATACCTATTGGCGGCCATCGTGGCGGTGGCCATGCTGACGGCCTCGCGCCCCGTTCCTGCCGAGGTGACGGCTGCGGGGGTCACCGCGACCTTCGCCAAAGGCCAAGATTGGGGAACCGGCTATGGGGCCACGTACACCATCTCCAACAAGAGCACGGCCGCGATCACGTCGTGGACGGTGGAGTTCGATCTACCGTCCGGACATCGTATCAGCTCCCTGTGGGATGGTTCGTATACCGCCAGCGGGCAGCATGTGACGGTCAAGAATACGTGGAACGGCAACGTGGGCCCGGGAGGCACCGCCGCCTTTGGCTTCAATGTCGCGTACTCGGGCGGCTTCTCGGCCCCGACCAATTGCAAGATCAACGGCGACTCGTGTGACGGCGGCCCCTCGAACCCCGGCGCTCCGGGCACCCCAGGCGCCCCGAGCGTCACCGGGACCAGCGCCTCCTCCATTTCGCTCTCCTGGGGCGCATCGAGCGGCACGGTCACCGGCTACCGCGTATACGAAGGCACCACCGTGCGCGCCACGGTGACCGGCACCTCGGCCACCATCTCCGGCCTGGGCGCCTGCGAGTCGCACACCTATGTGGTGGCGGCCTACAACAATGTGGGCGAGTCGACCAAGAGCAGCGAAGTGTTCGCCAACACCACCGGCTGCCCCACGGGCGGCGGCCGCGGGGCGCCCTATCTGTACTTGGGTTGGGGCGAGCCGCCCAATGTGAACACCGTCATGAACGCCAGCGGCGTCAAATGGTTCACCATGGCCTTCGTGCTCTCGTCGGGCGGATGCAACGCCGCGTGGGACGGCCAGCGCCCGCTCCAAGGCGGCGTCGACGCCAATGTGATCGCGCAGATTCGCGCGGCCGGCGGCGATATCGTCCCCTCGTTCGGTGGCTGGAGCGGCAACAAGCTGGGTCCGAACTGCTCGACCCCGCAGGCTTTGGCCGGAGCTTACCAATCGGTCATCACCGCCTACCAGCTCAAGGCCATCGACATCGATATCGAGAACACCGACGAGTTCGAGAACACCACGGTGCAAGACCGCATCCTCAACGCCTTGAAGATCGTCAAGCAGAACAACCCTGGCATTCAGACCATCGTCACCATCCCCACCACCACCTCCGGTCCCAGCTACTACGGCAACCGGCTCATCGATCAGGCCAAGGCGCTGGCGGCCAACATCGACATCTTCACCATCATGCCGTTCGACTTCGGCAGCGCGAACATCGCCTCGGACACCATCAAGGCGGCCGACGGCCTGCGCGACAAGCTCAAGTCGACCTTTGGCTGGTCGGACTCCGTAGCCTATGCGCACGTCGGCATCTCCGGCATGAACGGGCTCTCGGATCAGCGCGAGCTCACCACCGTCCAAGCGTGGACCCAGATCCGCGATTGGGCCAAGGCGCGCGGCCTCGGCCGTCTGGCGTTCTGGTCGGTCAACCGCGATCGCGGCTGCGATGGCGGCGGCGTCGTATCCCACTGCAGCGGCATCGCCCAGCCCGACTGGGAGTTCACCAAGATCACGGCAGGCTTTTAG
- a CDS encoding FAD-dependent oxidoreductase, with product MGERKTDAIVLGAGVAGLTAAYELTKRGCTVTVVEAAPFAGGRTSTYVDARGRTVDTGLHVLADHYVNLTEVLAELGMSKKIRWIGKHTYLREGRGSLEWYFSDHKPPLHLVRPMLEMPISLLERAPLLRASLEVAGYGQEDLAELDHVTYFEWHQRRKLGAGFIRELAEAAADAASFLTIREAAARPVLSWLKYLMRNKRAGDVGLFEGTMEECMVEPLRRFIEAHGGEVRLGTAARELVFDGTRITGVRVGRSGARGPCTRADGYVEPAGQGAPEAEVLRADYVVSALPVQMLQRILGAELGAAAGLTDALGLTTTPAISAILWFDRKIFPAPPGAPLVTGCAMRDFVDLATLGRQGGAPGSVYQFVVTRGQEGSDGEIAERLFTDLKRVWPAARDVTLIDWAIEHIGAAMFAAVPGAHAKRPAAETAIGNFFLAGDFTKHDLNASMEGAAFSGRRAAERVLAAKGKPATIVRRIAEPWVTERLRRVRKRAAAVRP from the coding sequence ATGGGAGAACGGAAGACCGACGCCATCGTCCTTGGCGCCGGGGTCGCTGGCCTGACGGCGGCCTACGAGCTGACCAAACGAGGATGCACCGTCACCGTGGTCGAGGCCGCGCCTTTTGCCGGGGGCAGGACCTCGACCTATGTGGATGCGCGCGGCCGAACGGTGGACACCGGGCTCCATGTGTTGGCCGATCATTACGTCAACCTCACCGAGGTGTTGGCCGAGCTCGGGATGTCGAAGAAGATTCGATGGATCGGCAAGCATACGTACCTGCGTGAAGGCCGGGGGTCGCTGGAGTGGTATTTCAGCGATCACAAACCGCCTTTGCACCTGGTCCGGCCCATGCTCGAAATGCCCATTTCGCTGCTCGAGCGCGCGCCCCTTTTGCGCGCCAGCCTGGAGGTCGCCGGCTATGGGCAGGAAGATTTGGCCGAGCTCGACCACGTGACGTACTTCGAGTGGCACCAAAGGCGAAAGCTCGGCGCGGGTTTCATTCGCGAATTGGCGGAGGCCGCGGCCGACGCCGCGTCGTTTCTCACCATCCGCGAGGCGGCCGCGCGGCCCGTTCTCTCGTGGCTCAAATATTTGATGCGGAACAAGCGCGCGGGCGACGTGGGGCTCTTCGAGGGCACCATGGAGGAGTGCATGGTCGAGCCGCTTCGAAGGTTCATCGAGGCGCACGGCGGTGAGGTTCGCCTGGGAACGGCCGCGCGTGAGCTGGTGTTCGATGGAACCCGCATCACCGGGGTTCGCGTGGGGCGCTCGGGTGCGCGGGGGCCATGTACGCGGGCGGATGGATATGTCGAGCCGGCGGGGCAGGGGGCGCCGGAGGCGGAGGTGCTCCGCGCGGATTATGTCGTTTCGGCGCTGCCCGTGCAGATGCTGCAGCGCATCTTGGGGGCGGAGCTGGGCGCGGCGGCGGGGTTGACCGATGCGCTCGGGCTGACGACCACGCCGGCCATCTCGGCGATTCTTTGGTTCGATAGGAAGATATTTCCCGCCCCGCCGGGCGCGCCGCTCGTCACCGGGTGCGCGATGCGCGACTTCGTGGATCTGGCCACCCTCGGGCGCCAGGGCGGCGCGCCCGGCTCGGTCTACCAATTCGTGGTCACGCGTGGGCAAGAAGGCTCGGACGGGGAGATCGCCGAGCGCCTCTTCACGGACTTGAAGCGTGTATGGCCGGCGGCGCGGGACGTGACCCTGATCGATTGGGCCATCGAGCACATTGGCGCGGCCATGTTCGCGGCCGTTCCGGGGGCCCATGCGAAGAGGCCAGCCGCCGAAACGGCCATTGGCAACTTCTTTTTGGCGGGCGATTTCACCAAGCACGATTTGAACGCCTCGATGGAGGGCGCCGCGTTCTCC
- a CDS encoding cytochrome P450 gives MEPPFVRGDFLFGHARRLRSGPLELFEELVRDHPDLVQMRVGHLRAVLVSHPEGVARVLRDNQKNYSKETPGFHKVRLLLGRGLLTSYGELWLRQRRMMQPAFHREKIAAFAPAMTRAAHELGERWQGLAGRIIDVADEMMRLTLRVTGETLFGTDVSRHADAISEAVAVVLVEARRRVFTLFDFPLAVPTPNNLRLSRAIGTLDGIVRRTIAERRRGAPKDDLLGTLLAARDGEGEGASNGGARMSDEQIRDEVMTLLLAGHETTANALAWTFHCLAENPRSRELLEQELDHVLGGRPPTMEDVPRLQRTRMVVLESMRLYPPVWILPRLACRDDIVCGYRVRAGTIVLASPYATHRHPHYWERPEHHDPNRFTREREMGRSKFAYFPFGGGPRACIGSSFALVEIILALATLAQRFVLRSVPGHRAAPEPRVTVRPRDGLPMIVHSRQTTRAAGSGFVPNVFEEICSKREFR, from the coding sequence GTGGAGCCGCCGTTCGTTCGGGGTGATTTCCTCTTTGGCCATGCGCGGCGTTTGCGGAGCGGTCCGCTCGAGCTCTTCGAGGAGCTCGTGCGCGACCACCCGGACCTCGTGCAAATGCGGGTCGGTCATCTTCGGGCGGTTTTGGTCTCGCACCCCGAAGGGGTTGCCCGCGTCCTCCGCGACAATCAAAAGAATTACAGCAAGGAGACGCCCGGATTTCACAAGGTGCGGCTGCTCTTGGGGCGCGGCCTTCTGACCAGCTACGGCGAGCTATGGCTTCGCCAGCGGCGGATGATGCAGCCCGCCTTTCATCGCGAGAAGATCGCGGCGTTCGCGCCCGCGATGACGCGGGCCGCGCACGAGCTCGGGGAGCGCTGGCAAGGGCTCGCCGGACGGATCATCGACGTGGCCGATGAGATGATGCGTTTGACCTTGCGCGTTACGGGTGAAACCTTGTTTGGCACCGATGTATCGCGGCACGCCGACGCCATTTCGGAGGCCGTGGCCGTCGTCCTCGTCGAGGCGCGCCGGAGGGTCTTTACGCTCTTCGACTTTCCCCTCGCGGTGCCCACCCCCAACAATCTTCGCCTCTCGCGCGCCATCGGCACGCTCGATGGAATCGTGCGGCGCACGATCGCCGAGCGCCGCCGGGGCGCTCCCAAAGACGATTTGCTCGGAACGCTCCTCGCGGCCCGCGACGGCGAGGGCGAGGGCGCATCGAACGGCGGCGCGCGCATGAGCGACGAGCAAATTCGAGACGAGGTGATGACGCTCCTCCTCGCCGGCCACGAGACCACCGCCAATGCGCTCGCGTGGACATTTCATTGCCTCGCCGAAAATCCTCGTTCGCGAGAGCTCCTGGAGCAGGAGCTCGACCACGTGCTCGGCGGGCGCCCCCCCACGATGGAGGACGTGCCTCGATTGCAGAGGACGCGCATGGTCGTCCTCGAATCCATGCGCCTCTATCCACCGGTCTGGATCCTGCCCCGCCTTGCGTGTCGCGACGACATCGTTTGTGGATATCGCGTGCGCGCGGGCACCATTGTCCTCGCGAGCCCTTACGCGACGCATCGACACCCGCATTACTGGGAGCGTCCCGAGCACCACGACCCGAATCGATTTACCCGCGAGCGCGAAATGGGACGGTCGAAATTTGCATATTTTCCATTCGGTGGCGGGCCACGCGCCTGCATCGGCAGCTCGTTCGCCCTCGTCGAAATCATCCTTGCATTGGCCACCTTGGCGCAGCGTTTCGTGCTGCGATCCGTGCCAGGTCATCGCGCAGCGCCCGAGCCGCGGGTCACCGTGAGGCCGCGCGATGGACTACCGATGATCGTCCATTCGCGCCAAACGACGCGCGCTGCGGGGAGTGGATTCGTTCCAAACGTATTCGAAGAAATATGCTCGAAGCGCGAATTTCGATGA
- a CDS encoding DUF488 family protein produces MLARYSMIRGAPKSALPKGIRQDTRKHTRHVLRPTAEMVERVLARADDDAAWSAFAKSYRALLDERFEKNRAEFDELAELARTEDVYLGCNCPTAKNPDVRRCHTALALAYMKSHYPDLDVRKP; encoded by the coding sequence ATGCTCGCGCGCTATTCGATGATCCGCGGCGCCCCCAAGTCGGCCCTCCCGAAGGGGATCCGGCAAGATACCCGCAAGCACACACGCCATGTGCTCCGCCCTACCGCCGAAATGGTCGAACGGGTGCTCGCCCGCGCGGACGACGACGCCGCCTGGAGCGCGTTCGCCAAAAGCTACCGCGCCTTGCTCGACGAGCGCTTCGAAAAGAACCGCGCCGAGTTCGACGAGCTGGCCGAGCTCGCGCGCACCGAGGACGTCTATCTCGGGTGCAACTGCCCGACCGCCAAGAACCCCGACGTGCGCCGCTGCCATACCGCCCTCGCCCTCGCGTACATGAAGTCTCACTATCCCGATCTCGACGTCCGCAAACCGTGA
- a CDS encoding protein kinase: protein MATVYLGRMTGAAGFERTVAIKRLHPHLAAADPTLISSFVDEARLAARIHHPNVVQTLDVFAKGRENFLVMEYVHGESMGGLVRACRRRGEAIPVSMGLSILFGILNGLHAAHEARDESGQPLDIVHRDISPQNILVGADGVARVLDFGVAKAARRLHETTQRGRLKGKIPYMAPEQIFGSATRQSDVYAAGVVLWEMLTGERLFKNSNEMLLFQAVLSANVPPPSAKNPNVPPEVDRIVQRAISRDMKQRYATAHEMAAAIDGCIDVASSMKVAQWVEATVGPVLLERRALVAEVERFHGAPPEKAEPAPASVDTTVRMTSADIEARMEPEGPERATVPMPTLSRTAAPPAAAPAAPATPEERATIPIPPPPATMPMPTLSRGVVPPAVSPVQAVPGPSPARLRGRALGFIAGALALVVLSMVAIEHRLANQLIQEPPRPPIETDAPAPPASSSELVSTTGPPTAEPSPSPSSTPSLTLSIADGDEPAGAERGEPPDANVAPPDASVAPKSAPRSAVPALSIADQARGVMLKDSAKARHLLEPRVRSGRGTNEEIFLLKTICRDQGDLPCVQHCKLLLGE, encoded by the coding sequence ATGGCCACCGTTTACTTGGGCCGGATGACGGGGGCCGCGGGGTTCGAGCGCACGGTGGCCATCAAACGGCTGCACCCGCATTTGGCGGCGGCCGATCCGACATTGATTTCGAGCTTCGTGGACGAAGCGCGTTTGGCGGCGCGCATTCATCACCCCAACGTGGTTCAAACGTTGGACGTCTTCGCCAAAGGGCGCGAAAACTTCCTCGTCATGGAGTACGTGCACGGCGAGTCGATGGGCGGTCTCGTTCGCGCGTGCCGGCGAAGAGGCGAGGCGATCCCGGTTTCGATGGGATTGTCGATTCTGTTCGGGATCCTCAACGGCCTGCACGCCGCGCACGAAGCGCGGGACGAGTCGGGGCAGCCGCTCGACATCGTGCACCGCGATATCTCGCCTCAAAACATCCTCGTCGGCGCCGACGGCGTCGCGCGGGTGCTCGACTTCGGTGTGGCAAAGGCGGCGAGGCGGTTGCATGAGACCACGCAGCGGGGCCGGCTCAAGGGCAAGATCCCCTATATGGCACCCGAGCAAATCTTCGGCTCGGCGACACGGCAATCCGACGTGTACGCCGCCGGCGTCGTTCTCTGGGAAATGCTGACGGGCGAGCGTCTCTTCAAGAACTCGAACGAGATGCTCCTCTTTCAGGCGGTGCTGTCGGCCAACGTCCCGCCCCCGAGCGCCAAGAACCCCAACGTGCCGCCCGAGGTGGACCGCATCGTCCAAAGAGCGATTTCGCGCGACATGAAGCAACGCTACGCGACCGCGCACGAGATGGCCGCCGCCATCGACGGATGCATCGACGTGGCGTCGTCGATGAAGGTCGCCCAATGGGTCGAGGCCACGGTGGGGCCTGTGCTCCTGGAGCGGCGGGCGCTCGTCGCCGAGGTGGAGCGCTTTCACGGGGCGCCCCCCGAAAAGGCCGAACCGGCGCCCGCTTCCGTCGACACGACCGTGCGTATGACGTCGGCCGATATCGAGGCGCGGATGGAGCCCGAGGGGCCGGAGCGTGCGACCGTGCCGATGCCGACCTTGTCACGGACTGCAGCGCCGCCTGCGGCAGCACCTGCGGCGCCGGCGACCCCGGAGGAGCGCGCGACGATTCCGATACCTCCGCCGCCTGCGACCATGCCGATGCCGACCTTGTCTCGAGGCGTGGTGCCCCCGGCCGTATCGCCGGTGCAAGCGGTGCCAGGGCCGTCGCCCGCGCGGCTGCGCGGTCGTGCGCTCGGGTTCATCGCCGGCGCTCTCGCGCTCGTCGTCCTTTCCATGGTTGCGATCGAGCATCGGCTCGCAAATCAGCTAATCCAGGAGCCACCGCGCCCCCCGATCGAAACGGACGCGCCCGCGCCCCCGGCGTCCTCGAGCGAGCTCGTTTCGACCACCGGTCCGCCGACGGCCGAGCCGTCTCCGTCTCCGTCATCCACGCCGTCGTTGACGCTCTCCATCGCGGACGGCGACGAACCTGCGGGCGCCGAGCGCGGCGAGCCTCCGGACGCCAATGTCGCGCCCCCCGACGCGAGCGTCGCACCCAAGAGCGCCCCGCGCTCCGCGGTGCCGGCCCTCAGCATCGCCGATCAAGCCCGCGGCGTGATGCTCAAGGATTCGGCCAAGGCGAGGCATCTGCTCGAGCCGCGGGTTCGGAGCGGGCGGGGGACCAACGAAGAAATTTTCCTGCTCAAGACCATCTGCCGGGACCAGGGCGATCTTCCCTGCGTTCAGCACTGCAAATTGCTGCTCGGAGAGTGA